The DNA region AGACTGGTTGGTTACCAAACACAATCAGTTTCAGGATCGATGGAATGAACAACCTTCTTAGATTCCACACCTAGGCTTCAGACCCATAAAATGGGTATGCAAATCAGTTGAACTCTACTTCAAGCTCCTGAAGAGGAGTTAGGCGATGTCCAATTGTTTGTTCTGGCTCAGTGATGAGCCGTTTTCGAAGTCGCAGCCACCGTTGCCGACCGATAAGCGGGGCGGGGCCCGTGTCTACGACCGGCGGGCGCTCAGCGGCATCATTCTTGTTCTCTCACAGGAGGTTCCTTGATTTTATCGGGCTAGAAAAATTAGCCGACAATGTTGAGTGCGAGATTGCATCCGCGCTTGAAATCTTCCTCTTCCAATTCAAGCGCGTCGCGGATCGCTTTTGACGAAATCGCTTCCTGATCCTGACTGTTCGCCTCATCGATCAGGTAGATGAACCAACTTCTCAGCGAACCAGGTCCAGGCAGGAGTTCATTCACGATTTGCTCGCTGGTGACCTCGTTTTTTCCATCTTCCTCTAGCACCTGCTTTAGAGCGAACAAGATCGCCCTGGCCGCAGCCACTTCCGGCAGCTCCGATTGGTTGATCGCACCCATCGCGGTCATGTAAGCGGGCTCCTCAATTTCAGGGTCAAAAACGTATCAAACGTCAGGAATGGGCAAGTCCGAAGAGAGACTTCTTCAGGTTTAGCTTGTGATCGTACGCCCTGTCCATCATGGCGCGAAAGTATCCGCCGGGCGACGTGATTTGCGACGGATCGCGCAGGGCCTTTTCGGCGACCACAGCCAAACAAGTCGCCGGCAGGTCTTTTCCGTGGCGCAAGACGGCCTGTTTGTACCCTGCTTCGCTGAGGCCGATTAGGATCCGCAATTGCTCGGCCGCATCGCAAAGCTGTGTCCAGGAGGAGAGGCGGAAACTAAGTTCGGTTTGAACCAGCGAACATGCTGAATTGATCAATCCGATTGAAACATCGTCAAGGGAGCCGTTCTTGCT from Roseibium sp. HPY-6 includes:
- a CDS encoding RNA polymerase subunit sigma-54; the encoded protein is MTAMGAINQSELPEVAAARAILFALKQVLEEDGKNEVTSEQIVNELLPGPGSLRSWFIYLIDEANSQDQEAISSKAIRDALELEEEDFKRGCNLALNIVG